One Pyrenophora tritici-repentis strain M4 chromosome 5, whole genome shotgun sequence DNA window includes the following coding sequences:
- a CDS encoding Stc1 multi-domain protein, giving the protein MPSRKQAHVYNQDDIDRLKGIALPPRLKCGLCHKNVPLIRFSTKQQTDARSQIRSFGKILKHINCQDCVGRQTVELECSMCGKTKGIDSFARTQRRKTDTAKCFVCIERQLADNAYEEGKYEDLSNAFTPDHSNGHAPEYFSSALSSTASNVDDGWKSVNDGSRRRQELEANGARRKGLVDGGIALSTDFQRALSMSGSASDSLIDTEYAFPAGRNGDGDSSEPRTKSWHTKSIEVLSASSGFDPNAYGRRTTPSVSGSSRSFASSVAERSDTTEIRPNGWAKIRAAPRASIANNISAQEIRDSYANRLREAEQAAQSEDNGEGPSNAGGDEEEEEDLQAESSAMAAERVRKRKRNQEDAIAKIKKGKAAKKVPKKKKKDSDDDSDFEGVMDMYKKAKPLPGQLENCEICNKRFTVTPYSKAGPDGGLLCTPCGKEMAKDAKAEKKASKPVVRKGRRKIESNRLDGMTVCGPKSLQQLCIEKLAQHSEDIDELGEMPEAIMNRISEIFSKKRHMNSTTMKLFLQPDMERVAIHEAAYLETEDYDQIFAVCPYVKSLSLRNCCQFKDSNIDYMNSQAKALQHIQLLGANLVTNDKWAELFIARGSDLKTLKVEWLDAAFDDEAVEALTTFCPNLERLKIERCKKIGADSIDAIARLEHLQHLTLRFYDPITHTKLIHLITSVGHNLQTLCLEHFLDATSEATDDVLSAIHSTCNKLRKFRFTENSECSDAGYVALFTDWANPPLRYVDLNSTRDLDNTNPDGPLDDPIGLADAGFKALISHSGSKIEYLDISSCRHISHETFIHIFNAKTRYPHLREINLSFCPVVDEEVVAGVFVSCPELRKVVTFGCFGVGEVRVPEGVVLIGAPRARERVEQFGGVGWEVEMGGGGGGLCLLWDECERRIFTAKKV; this is encoded by the exons ATGCCCAGTCGCAAACAAGCTCACGTCTATAACCAGGACGACATTGATAG ACTCAAGGGCATCGCACTTCCACCAAGGCTCAAATGCGGTCTCTGCCACAAGAATGTGCCCCTAATCAGGTTCTCCACCAAACAACAAACCGATGCCCGCTCGCAAATTCGGAGTTTTGGTAAGATACTGAAGCACATCAACTGCCAGGACTGCGTGGGGAGGCAGACAGTCGAGCTCGAATGCAGCATGTGCGGAAAGACAAAGGGTATCGACTCCTTTGCTAGGACGCAACGCCGAAAGACTGATACTGCCAAATGCTTTGTGTGCATCGAGAGGCAGCTTGCCGACAACGCATATGAAGAGGGCAAGTACGAAGATCTTAGCAACGCTTTCACTCCGGATCACTCCAATGGCCATGCTCCCGAGTACTTTTCCTCGGCTCTGAGCAGTACTGCTTCCAAC GTTGACGATGGATGGAAATCTGTCAACGATGGCAGCCGTCGTCGCCAAGAACTAGAAGCCAATGGCGCCCGTCGCAAAGGACTTGTAGATGGAGGCATCGCCTTGTCGACCGACTTCCAGAGGGCATTGTCCATGTCGGGCTCCGCAAGTGACAGCTTGATCGATACCGAGTACGCCTTCCCTGCCGGCCGCAACGGCGATGGTGACTCTAGCGAACCACGCACCAAATCATGGCACACAAAGTCCATTGAAGTCTTGAGTGCAAGCTCTGGCTTTGATCCGAACGCATACGGCCGTCGGACCACGCCTTCCGTTTCTGGCTCTTCCCGATCATTCGCCTCCAGCGTGGCTGAGCGATCCGATACCACGGAGATTCGTCCCAACGGCTGGGCCAAGATTAGGGCTGCTCCTCGCGCTTCTATC GCAAATAACATTTCCGCGCAGGAAATTCGCGATTCCTACGCGAACCGACTCAGGGAAGCCGAGCAAGCTGCACAGTCGGAAGACAATGGCGAAGGACCGTCAAATGCTGGTGGagatgaggaagaggaagaagacTTGCAGGCAGAGTCGTCCGCCATGGCCGCCGAGCGGGTTCGCAAGCGCAAGCGTAACCAGGAAGATGCTATAGCAAAGATCAAGAAGGGCAAGGCTGCGAAGAAGGTGccaaagaagaaaaagaaggaCTCAGATGACGACTCTGACTTTGAGGGTGTCATGGACATGTACAAAAAGGCCAAGCCTCTGCCCGGTCAACTGGAGAACTGCGAAATCTGTAACAAACGTTTCACAGTTACTCCATACAGCAAGGCTGGTCCAGATGGAGGTCTGCTCTGTACCCCGTGTGGCAAGGAGATGGCCAAGGACGCAAAAGCAGAGAAGAAGGCGAGTAAGCCAGTGGTACGCAAGGGACGCAGAAAGATTGAGAGCAACCGTCTCGACGGCATGACTGTATGCGGACCCAAGTCTCTGCAACAGCTCTGCATCGAGAAGCTAGCCCAACATTCTGAAGACATTGACGAACTCGGCGAGATGCCAGAAGCAATCATGAACCGCATCAGCGAGATATTCTCCAAGAAACGCCACATGAACTCTACAACCATGAAGCTCTTCCTCCAACCCGACATGGAACGCGTCGCCATCCACGAAGCCGCCTACCTCGAAACCGAAGATTACGACCAGATCTTCGCCGTTTGTCCATACGTCAAGAGTCTCTCCCTCCGCAACTGTTGCCAGTTCAAAGACAGCAACATCGACTACATGAACTCGCAAGCAAAAGCCCTCCAGCACATCCAACTCCTTGGCGCTAACCTCGTCACAAACGACAAATGGGCCGAACTCTTCATCGCGCGGGGATCCGATTTGAAAACTTTGAAAGTAGAATGGCTCGACGCGGCCTTTGACGACGAAGCCGTAGAAGCCCTCACAACGTTCTGTCCGAACCTTGAACGCCTGAAAATTGAGCGTTGTAAGAAAATCGGTGCTGACAGTATTGATGCGATCGCGAGGTTGGAACATTTGCAACACCTCACTCTTCGCTTCTACGACCCGATTACGCATACGAAATTGATCCACCTCATCACGTCTGTGGGGCATAACCTGCAAACCCTCTGTCTCGAGCACTTCCTCGACGCCACCTCCGAGGCTACCGATGACGTCCTATCCGCTATCCACAGCACATGCAACAAGCTACGTAAATTCCGCTTTACAGAAAACAGCGAGTGCAGCGATGCGGGTTATGTGGCGTTATTCACGGACTGGGCGAACCCGCCGTTGAGATACGTAGATTTGAATTCTACCCGGGATCTCGACAACACCAACCCCGACGGTCCCCTCGACGACCCCATCGGTCTCGCAGACGCTGGGTTCAAAGCACTAATATCGCACTCTGGTTCCAAAATCGAATATCTGGATATCTCATCTTGCCGGCACATCTCCCACGAAACTTTTATCCACATCTTCAATGCGAAAACACGGTATCCGCATCTCCGGGAAATCAACCTCAGCTTCTGTCCTGTCGTGGATGAGGAAGTTGTCGCCGGTGTGTTTGTCTCGTGTCCGGAGTTGAGGAAAGTGGTTAcgtttgggtgttttggCGTGGGCGAGGTGAGGGTGCCGGAGGGGGTGGTGTTAATTGGGGCGCCGAGGGCGAGGGAGAGGGTGGAGCAGTTTGGAGGGGTGGGGTGGGAGGTGGAGATGGGGGGTGGTGGGGGAGGGTTGTGCCTGTTGTGGGATGAGTGTGAGAGAAGGATTTTTACGGCGAAAAAAGTATAG